One segment of Carya illinoinensis cultivar Pawnee chromosome 1, C.illinoinensisPawnee_v1, whole genome shotgun sequence DNA contains the following:
- the LOC122282777 gene encoding N-terminal acetyltransferase A complex auxiliary subunit NAA15-like, with protein MGASLPPKEANLFKLIVKSYETKQYKKGLKAADSILKKFPDHGETLAMKGLTLNCMDRKSEAYELVRQGLKNDLKSHVCWHVYGLLYRSDREYREAIKCYRNALRIDPDNIEILRDLSLLQAQMRDLTGFVETRQQLLSLKPNHRMNWIGFAVAHHLNSNTSKAVEILEAYEGTLEDDHPPDNERSEHGEMLLYKISLLEECGFLERALEELHKKESKIVDKLDCKEQEVSLLLKLGRLEEGEKLLRALLFMNPDNYRYYEGLQQCVGLYSENSHFSPDEIDRLDALYKSLGQQYQWSSAVKRIPLDFLQGNRFQEAAENYIRPLLTKGVPSLFSDLSPLYDHPCKVDILEQLMLKLEHSIRTTSKYPGRAEKEPPSTLMWSLFLLAQHYDRRGQYDIALSKINEAIEHTPTVIDLYSAKSRILKHAGDLAAAAALADEARCMDLADRYINSDCVKRMLQADQVALAEKTAVLFTKDGDQHNNLHDMQCMWYELASGESYFRQGDLGRALKKFLAVEKHYADITEDQFDFHSYCLRKMTLRAYVEMLRFQDRLHSHAYFHKAAAGAIRCYLKLYDSPPKSTAEEDDDMSKLLPSQKKKMRQKQRKAEARAKKEAEEKHEESSAAGASKSGKRHVKPVDPDPHGEKLLQIEDPLLEATKYLKLLQKNSPNSLETHLLSFELNMRKQKILLAFQAVKQLLRLDAEHPDSHRCLIKFFHKARSMATPVTDTEKLVCSVLEAERPTISQLHEKSLSEGNEIFLERYKDSLMHRAAVAEMLYVLEPDRKLEAIRLIEESTNNMVPKKGALRPVRGWKLKDCIEVHKLLGTVLDDKEAALRWKVRCAECFPCSTYFEGSCSSAVPNLAYNQIYKSSENGSANHLEGGETADSLASNGRLEAFKDLTICP; from the exons ATGGGTGCCTCTCTGCCTCCCAAAGAGGCTAACCTCTTCAAGCTCATTGTT AAATCGTATGAAACTAAACAGTATAAGAAGGGGCTGAAGGCAGCAGATTCCATATTGAAAAAGTTTCCAGACCATGGAG AAACTTTAGCAATGAAAGGTCTAACATTAAATTGCATGGACCGTAAATCTGAAGCATACGAGCTAGTTCGGCAAGGATTGAAG AATGACCTCAAAAGCCATGTTTGTTGGCATGTTTATGGCCTTCTTTATCGGTCAGACAGAGAATACAGGGAGGCAATTAAATGCTACCGAAATGCCCTGAGGATAGATCCTGATAACATTGAGATACTAAGGGACCTGTCACTCTTACAG GCACAAATGCGGGATTTGACTGGATTTGTTGAGACAAGACAACAACTTCTGTCTCTTAAACCAAACCATCGCATGAATTGGATTGGCTTTGCTGTTGCCCATCATTTAAACTCAAA CACGTCAAAAGCAGTTGAAATTCTGGAAGCATATGAAGGGACACTAGAAGATGATCATCCTCCAGATAATGAACGTAGTGAGCATGGGGAAATGCTCTTGTACAAG ATTTCTTTGTTAGAGGAATGTGGATTTCTTGAGAGAGCTCTTGAGGAGTTGCACAAGAAAGAGTCAAAAATT GTTGACAAATTGGATTGTAAAGAGCAAGAGGTTTCTCTTCTTTTGAAGCTTGGTCGCCTAGAAGAAGGGGAAAAATTGCTCCGAGCATTACTTTTCATGAATCCTGACAATTACAG ATATTATGAAGGCCTGCAACAGTGTGTGGGGCTATATTCAGAAAATTCCCATTTTTCTCCTGATGAAATTGATCGGTTAGATGCCTTGTACAAATCGCTTGGGCAGCAATACCAGTGGTCATCCGCCGTTAAG AGAATACCACTCGATTTTCTGCAAGGCAACAGGTTTCAAGAAGCAGCAGAAAATTATATTAGGCCTCTCCTAACCAAG GGAGTTCCATCATTGTTCTCCGATCTCTCTCCCTTGTACGATCACCCTTGCAAG GTGGATATTCTGGAGCAACTTATGCTTAAGTTGGAGCATTCAATAAGGACAACTAGCAAATACCCTGGAAG GGCAGAAAAAGAACCCCCTTCAACACTTATGTGGTCATTATTTCTACTGGCTCAG CACTATGACAGACGAGGCCAATATGACATTGCTCTTTCTAAAATTAACGAGGCTATAGAACACACTCCAACTGTAATTGATCTGTACTCTGCCAAG AGTCGAATACTGAAGCATGCGGGTGACTTGGCAGCTGCAGCTGCATTGGCAGATGAAGCTAGGTGTATGGATCTTGCTGATCGTTACATAAATAGTGACTGTGTTAAGCGAATGCTGCAGGCTGATCAG GTGGCTTTGGCAGAAAAAACTGCTGTATTGTTTACAAAAGATGGAGATCAGCACAACAACCTGCATGATATGCAGTGCATGTG GTATGAACTGGCTTCTGGTGAAAGTTACTTCCGTCAGGGTGATCTTGGACGGGCCCTGAAGAAGTTTTTAGCTGTTGAGAAGCACTATGCCGATATTACTGAAGACCAATTTGACTTCCATTCTTATTGCCTAAGGAAAATGACTTTGCGTGCCTATGTGGAAATGCTTAGATTTCAGGATCGTTTGCATTCACATGCATATTTTCACAAAGCAGCAGCTGGGGCTATCAG GTGCTATCTAAAGCTGTATGATTCTCCTCCAAAGTCAACAgctgaagaagatgatgatatgTCAAAGTTGCTTCCTtctcagaaaaagaaaatgaggcaaaaacagagaaaagcaGAAGCACGAGCTAAGAAA GAGGCAGAAGAAAAACACGAAGAATCAAGCGCTGCTGGTGCTTCTAAGTCTGGAAAGCGACACGTCAAACCTGTAGATCCAGATCCGCATGGGGAAAAGTTGTTGCAG ATTGAAGATCCGTTGTTGGAAGCTACAAAGTACTTAAAATTGCTTCAGAAGAACTCGCCCAATTCCTTGGAGACACACCTGCTTTCTTTTGAGTTAAATATGAGAAAGCAGAAGATTTTGCTTGCCTTTCAG GCTGTAAAGCAGCTGCTGAGGTTGGATGCTGAACACCCAGATTCACATCGCTGCTTG ATTAAATTCTTCCATAAAGCAAGGTCAATGGCGACGCCTGTGACGGATACTGAGAAACTTGTATGCAGTGTCTTGGAAGCAGAGCGTCCAACGATCAG TCAATTGCATGAGAAATCTCTATCAGAGGGAAACGAGATTTTCCTGGAAAGATATAAAG ATTCTTTGATGCATAGAGCTGCAGTTGCAGAAATGCTTTATGTTTTGGAACCTGACAGAAAATTGGAAGCTATCAGATTAATTGAAGAGTCAACCAACAACATGGTGCCCAA AAAGGGGGCACTTCGACCGGTCAGGGGATGGAAACTCAAAGACTGTATCGAAGTCCACAAACTCCTAGGCACAGTACTTGATGACAAAGAAGCCGCATTGA GATGGAAGGTGCGGTGTGCTGAGTGCTTCCCTTGCTCTACATACTTTGAGGGTAGCTGCAGCTCTGCCGTTCCAAACTTAGCATACAACCAGATATATAAAAGCTCTGAAAATGGGAGTGCAAACCATTTAGAAGGTGGTGAAACTGCAGATTCTCTTGCATCCAATGGAAGACTAGAGGCATTTAAGGACCTTACCATCTGCCCATGA